Genomic DNA from Bdellovibrio sp. ArHS:
TAGGATGGGATGCCGCCCGCTATATCCATCTGGTTCGTCTGTGTTTCGTGGTCGGTTATCTCGAGGACAATGAGGCTTGGGCGGAAATATTAAAACTAGCGCCCGTTATCGAAGGGCGCTTCGATTCTTGGATGGAGTTTTCGCAAAGTTTTCTGATTGGTCGGACTTTCTGGTCGGGTCATGATGATCCTCAAGTTAAAGAGATCTGCCAAAGACTTCTCGGTCATCCCGCCAGTCCTTGGCGCTTTTTCTCCTGGACCTAATGCCAGTTTTCCCTCGTTTGTCTCAAGTTTAAACGTTCTATTCCGATACATAACTTGAAGACCAAGGATGGCCTTCAAAATCAACACACACGGAGGTGTGGTATGGAAAAAATCAGTGGAATTCTGCCAGCAAGTCCACGGACCCGCGTTGCCGATGTTTCTGTCGCGCAACCGGCGCGACCGGGGGCCTTGGCGCTTGGTAGACCCATGGGTAAAAACTCACTCGGAGATCGGCTTACACTCAGTAAGCAGATGGAAGAGCTGAAGCAGACAGGGCAACTTCCTGAACCCGAGGCCTCTCCCGTTTACAAAAATCCCGGCGAAATAAAGAAGTTGAAAGTCATTGAGGATCTGAATCAAAAGTTCTTCCAGAATCCAAAGTCTGTCGCACGTGAAGGGGATATGACGAAGTCGGAAGAGGCTTTGAGTAAGACCACGGATAACGAAGGTCTTTTCTATGTTGAAAAGGAATTGCGTCCGCAACAAGAGCCAACTCCTTTAAAAGAGATCTCAGACAATAAAATCGCCTAAATCTTGACATCTCCCGTTTCGAACTCAAAGTAACGAAACGGGAGGCTTCATGCAGCCAGCGGCACGTGCTTGGACAGTCATACGTTCGACTTGGCTTACACGAAAGCCTTCTAGCCGCGCCTGGTTTGCGGCTTCCTGGTCCGTCTTTTTACTTATCGTTGGCAGTGTCATTTACTGGCAAAATATACTTAATTCAACAACCTGGATGAGTGCTTCGCAAGCATCTGTGTTTTCGCAACATCAGTTCTGGCGCCTTTGGAGCACGCTCTTTGCTCACGCCGACTTAGGGCACTTAGCCGCAAACTCTTTACTCTTTTTTGTCTTCGGATATTTTTTGACGGGGTACTTCGGTCTGTTTGTCTTTCCGTTTCTGGCGTTCTTATTCGGAGGCATCACAAATGCCCTGACAGTTTTGACTTATTCCCCGGAGGTCACACTGATCGGTGTTTCCGGTGTCGTTTACTGGATGGGAGGCATGTGGCTTGTCCTGTATCTTTTGCTGGACGAGCAAAGAACCTGGCTGCAAAGAAGTCTGCGTGCCGCAGGTGTAGCGCTGGGGGTGTTCATGCCATCAACTGCGTTTGAACCCCAGGTCAGCTACCGAGCGCATTTCATTGGTTTCGTCCTCGGGGTTGTGACAGGGTTTATCTACTATCAGATTCGCAAAAAGGAATTTAAATCCGCGGTGACGTATGAAATTCTGCGGGACGATGATTTGCAACCGGAGCTTCCTCAGGAATCTTCCGGTTCAGAGGTCGAAAGGCTCTAAAAGAAAGCCGCTCTCTTCAAGTGAACACAAACGAAAAGCGCCCTTAAATCGGCGCTGGCCCGAAGTTTCACGTCCCACAACGATGACATAGTCTAAAGACATTTGAATAAGGCGACGGATGGCCGAAAGACTCCATTGGGGAGCCCCCATTTGAATTAACATTTCCAGACGAATCAACGCTTGAGCGGCGTCCTGCGCATGCAAAGTTCCGAAACTTCCGGCGTGTCCTGTTGCTAAGGCCATCAAAAAATCTTTGGCTTCGGCGCCGCGAACTTCCCCCATGGCAATTCGATCAGGACGCAGGCGTAAGGCTCTCTTCACCAGTTGTGTTTGATCTATGGCCGGAAGAACATTCTGTGGATCTTCGCGTGTCAGCAACTTCATGCTGGCATGATTGGGCAAAGGTATCTCGGACGTGTCTTCAATTATAACCACACGTTCATTTTCCGGCAGCAGGTTCAAAAAAGAATTTAAAACAGAGGTTTTCCCGCTCCCAGTTGAGCCGACCACTAAAAAGTTTTTTTCTTTTCGACGAGTTCTTGAAAAAGTCGCAAGTCGCGTTCTTGGCACCAGCCACTTTCTGCAAGCTTCAGGAATGTCCACGGATTCTTGGGGTGCCGCCGCAAGGTCAAGTGAACGGACGAATGGGTGATGTCACTGCCAATTAGGCTGAGGCGAAAATCTTGAAACGAACCATCGGCGCTGGGAAACTCCTTCGTAATATGCGTGTTGGACTCGTGAGAAAGACGATCGATGCAGTTGCGAAAACTCAATTCCGAAAAGAACGAATCGGGATGTTTGAAAAGCCGTCCGGCACGCTCTAACCAAATGGCCTGCGGTCCGTTGACGATAATTTCTGTGATGCTTTCATCTTGAAGAAGTTCCGTCAAAGGCCCCCACGTATTAATTTCTGCGAGGACGCGTCTTTGAATTTCTTCGGTTTGATTGGCAAGATTCTTCTGAACGATCTGCTCAATCTTTTTGGAGCGCAATGATTGTGCTTCGTCTGGTGAAAGTAAAAACTCATTTAAAGGAATTTGATGGATTTCATGCTGGATGCTATCGTAAACCGCTTTTGCCACTATTTTCATTTTTCAACTCCTTGAGTTTGTAGATGCTCCTGACCTGTGCCATCTTCGCCGTCTTTTAAAATTGTCGGGCGGACAAAGATCACAAGTTCAGAGCGGTTTTCGCGAAAATCTTTGCTGGAAAAAAGAGCTCCCAGAACTGGCAGGCGCGAAAATAGGGGCAGTCCCGAAGAAGAAGTCCCTTCCTCGTTTTTCAAAAGCCCGGAAAGTGCGATCGTTTGAGGACGGGTTAAATCAAAATGACTAGAGACCCGGTTAGTTAAGACTCCAGGAATATCTCCTGTGCCGTTGGCTTTATCCAAAGTTGTCACTTCGGTTTCGATAGAAAGACTGATGCGTCCCGAAGAATCCGCTTTGGGTTTCACCCGCAATAAAATTCCATATCTTTTCCAGACCACCTCCGAGGCTTTGTAGCTCATAATGCGAATGGGAAATTCTCCTCCCGCCAGAAACTCGGCTTCTTTGCCACTGCGGCAAAGGATGTTGGGACTGGCTAAAATTCGTCCATCGCCGTTTTCCTCTAAGGCTTGAATATTAAAGGGCAGTCCGGCTTCGACTTCCCAGGTTCCCGAAGGCAGCAGGTTCGCAGCGTAAGACGAGGGCCATTGCAGACCATATTTCATTCCCTGGGCTCGTCGGATTTCAGCCACCGTGATTTGCACTTTCACCGTGGGGGCGACTTCCAGACTGTTTTCATCACGCAGGACGTGAATGCCATAAGGCCCCAAAAGCTGCACATATTTTTTTAAAACGTCTTCGGAAGAACTAATCCGCACTTCAATTCCTTGCGAAAAGATCAGGGTTTGCGGAGGAAGTTTTGCTTCCGCCAAAACAGTGCGAAAGTGACTTTGTGCCGCTGCTTTGAGTTCGTCGGAAAACTGGGCGCGCATTTTATAACCCAAAGAACGATCGCGGCTGAAGGCAGCTAACTTATGCCAATCCGCAAATCTGTACAGGCTGCCAACAATATGCAGATCCCCCTCTGAAACCAAAACGGAAAGGCCGACGACACTTTGGAGTTCTTGTTGCAACAACGCCAAAGAATCGGTTTTCGTCGGATGAAGAACTTGCACCCGGTACACGGCGGAGCCCACTCTTAGAAGAGTGTGACCTTCGCGAGTTCCACGCAATGTAAGTGAAGCCCCCTGACCTTCGGCTTTTAGAATCTCTCGATCTTGAATCCAGACTGAAGAGTGTCCTTGCAAAGGAATTTTGTGAGTTTCGCCCAAAGACAGTGTAAGTTCTTTTTCTTTGGCGCCTGCTACTGAAAAGAAAAATGTCACGACTAGAATTAAAAGTGTTTTCATGCTCTGGATTCAAAGCATGAAAAGGGACGGACGACACGCCTCTTAAAAGACTACCCAGAGGCGGTGGCCGGACGTCTTAGCCGAGGGCGAGTTCGAAGAAGACCATCACACCCTGGTTGGTGTTTTTAAACTGCAACTGAGAATTATGCGACTTCAGGATCGATTGACAGATCGTCAGCCCCAAGCCTGTGCCTGTCGAGTGGTGCATAACATCTTCGTCAATATAAAAAGGTTTGGTGATCTTGTCGATAACCGAAAGGGGAAGATGTGGACCTTTATTGTGAACCAGAAAGCGTAGGTTTGGCCCGTTGCGAATGGATTCAACGTGAATTTCGCTGCCTTCCTCGCCGAACTTTGCTGCATTGTGAATCAGTCTTAACATCACTTGTTTAATAAGGCGGGCATCGGCATTCACCGTGACGGCCTCAAGTTTGGAAACCAACTTTTGTTGCTTCTTTTGCAGAAGATCTGTCACTTCTTTGGAAAGACTTTCATCGAATTGAGTGAAAGCGATACTCTGCATATCAATCTTCAACTGATTAGTTTCCGCGCGCACGACCAGAAGCACATCTTCCACCAAGGTTTTCAAACGTTCGGCGCTTTTATTGATCCGATTGACCATCAATTTGTCTTCATCCGCTAGATTGGACTCTGCCAGCAATGAAGAAAAACTTAATATAGATGTCAGGGGCGTCTTCAATTCGTGATTAATCAGAATCATGAAGTTGGATTTAGCGACATCGAGACTCTTTAAGTCTTCCAATGCTTTGGCCAGCTCGGCATTTTTTTGTTTTAACTCCTGACCTATGGCAAATCTTTCAATGGCGTGATCCACGGTGTTGGTAAGATCGACGGGGTCCCAGGGTTTGGTTAGATAGCGAAAGATTTGTCCCTTATTCACAGCCATGATAACGGACTCAAGGTCCGTATAACCGGTCAGAAGAATACGAATTGTCTCAGGATGAGATTCCAGAGTTCTCTCTAAAAATTCAACTCCGGTCATCTCTGGCATTCGTTGATCTGTGATGATCAACGACACGGGGCCTGGATGTTCGTCTAGAACAGCAAGAGCCTCTTTACCTGAGGTAGCCTTTAGTACGGTAAATTTCTTTCGAAACAACCGTTCCAAGGCATCTACGTTATCTATTTCATCATCTACACAAAGAATTGTGTGCTTCATCATGAAACCTAGTGTAGGATTTGAAAAAGGGCAGTGCAAAGGAATTTGCACAAGGCCCTGATGTTGTCACGGATGATAACGAGAAAGAGAGAGAAGCCCTGCTGTCTCCCAGCTGTTTTTTCACCTAGACAGGAGTCTAGTTTCACACTCTTTCAACATTTTTGCTCAGAAATGAGTCAAGTCTGCGTTGTTCCCTGACGATGAGTGAAACGGTAGAAGTGTTTTTATCCTTTTCAGGAGATCGTGTATGAAATTTTGGATGCGCATTGCAGCTCCTTTCACATTCGTGATGAGCTTTGCAGTTGGTGCTCAAGCTCAAATGTGGGGGACGGGAATGTATGGTGGTATGCAATCATGCCCTTACAACTACTCCGCTGCAGCTGGTTCTTCAAGCTACCTTGATGAAATCAAAGAGGCGCAGGCCGCGATAAAAGAAGCACAAGCTCAACTTCGCTCGAAAAAATCTGAAAAGAAAAGGCTCGAAAAGTCCATGGAACGTTCTCGCCGCGATGTCGAGCAGGTTGTTTCAGAAGACTTCACCGAATTCATGTTTGAACACATCGAAAACAACAGAACATGTCAGTCTTATAAAGGTATCGGCGCAGCTCCTGAAGAGGCCGAAGCAGCAGGTGATCAAGGCGGTGTTCCGGTAACTCCGATCGCAAATGGTGACATTGCGGGATCTGTGCAAATTCGCGCGTTCCAAATCAATGAGTGGAAAGTTTTGTGTGATCCGAATAAAGCAGGCTCCGTTTCCGGTGCCGTTTGTAATATGGCTCGCGCACGTCAACCTGAAAAGGGTCGTGCAACGGCTCAGGATTGTACGAAAGGTCTTGCTGACTACCGCAAGGCTTATAGCCAATCCAACAAAATTCAACGCGAAATCGAAGCATTGGAAAACTTGATCTCTCGTTCTAAAGAAGACATTCAAGATGCAAAACAGAATTATGCTGATGAACAACGTGAGCGTCAGCGTGAGCAACTTGAAGGTGGCATCTGTACAGACTGTATCATGCAAGGAAACGGTTACTCTTATCAGAAACCTCAGACAGATTGGGGTTCTGTGATCGGTAACATCGGTCTTGGTTTAGCAGCAACTTACATGGGCTATCAAACTAATAAAATGGTTGCAGATGCCAACTCGAATATCGGTTGGCCGACTCAACCTTATCCTGCGTGGGGCTACGGCTTTCCTTTCCTTGCTCAAGGTGTCGGTCAAATGATCGGTGGTGGGAGCGGTATTTACGGTGCAATCGGTGGCGGCATTGGTGCCGGTGGTTTCGGTTGCGCAGGTATGAACGGTGGCGCTTACGGTATGATGGGACCTTACGGTGGCATGAACGGTGGCGGCATGTGGGGCAACCCTTATGCTATGGCCGGCATGGGCGGTGGTCTTGGTGGTGGAATTTATATGCCTGGCATGGGCCCTTGGGGTATGGCCGGTCCTTGGGGTATGGGTGGACCATATCCTGGAGCGATGGGTTACCCAATGATGGGTGGCATGATGGGAATGCCAATGGGTGGAATGCTCGGCGGCGGCATCGGCGGTATGATGGGTATGCCGATGGGCGGAATGGCCGGTGGTATGATGGGTATGCCGATGGGCGGAATGGCTGGCGGTATGATGGGCATGCCGATGGGCGGAATGCTCGGCGGCGGTCTTGGCGGCATGATGGGTTATCCGATGGGCGGCATGATGGGTATGCCGATGGGCGGAATGGCTGGCGGTATGATGGGAATGCCAATGGGTGGAATGCTCGGTGGCGGTCTTGGCGGTATGATGGGTTATCCGATGGGCGGCATGATGGGTATGCCGATGGGCGGAATGGCCGGTGGTATGATGGGAATGCCAATGGGTGGAATGCTCGGCGGTGGTCTTGGTGGTATGATGGGTATGCCAATGGGCGGAATGGCTGGCGGCATGATGGGCATGCCGATGGGTGGAATGGCTGGCGGTCTTGGTGGTTTGCAAATGCAGCAACAAATGATGCAAATGCAAATGCAACAATACCAAATGTACATGCAACAACAGCAACAATACATGCAGCAACAAATGCAAAGACAGCAAGTTGTGGCGAGCCTTCAGCAAGAGCTTTATGGATTGTTGTATAGAATCCAGCAAGTTTCTTACGGCGGCGGTGGCTACATTGGTGGCTCTATCGGTGTCGGCACAGGAGTTGGAACTATTGGGACTGGCGTCGGAAACGGCATCTTAACCCCGCTTCCAGGTTCAGCGACCGGCGGAATGTCGACAATTCCAGGCACGCTTCCTTCGGGAGGAGTGTCAGCACCAATTCCTTCAGCTCGATAATTCAAATAATTTAGTTAAAAAAAACGAGGCCCTCTGATAAAACAGAGGGCCTTATGCTTTTTAAGATCCCGCGTCTTTACGACAGTCACACTCACTTCCTTGCAACCGGAGAGTTTTCTGCGGGTCTGCATCTTGGCTTCATGAAGAAGGCCGACGATCTTGCGTTGATCGATCTTAAAAATCCGGCCTATTATCGCAGCGATTGGATCGTGGGTTTTGGCTGGAATGAAACGGATTGGCCTGAAGTTCCTCACAAAAGTATTTTAGATAAGTATTTCCCGGATCGCCCCGTTTTCTTTCCTCGAATGGATGGTCATCGTTCCTGGGTAAACACCAGGGCGTTGCAATTATTGGGTATGACATCGGACACGGGGCTGTTGCTGGAAAAAGAGCATCTGCAAGCATGGGATAAGCTTCCCGAATTCACCAAAGATCAACAACGTCGTCACGTGTTTTCGGCGTGTCGTACCTATAATAAAGCAGGCTTTACACACGTCCGTGACATGTCATGCACTCCATCTTTATGGAATCTTTTGGTCGAGATGTCAGAAAAAAATGAACTGACTTTGGCAATTGAAGAAAACGTCACCACCCATGAAATGGACGATTTCGAGGGCATGCTGGATTTTTGCCAGCGCGCGAAGAAAAGCGAAACACCTTTGTTGCGTATGAAGGGAATCAAACTTTTCTATGACGGTTCTTTGGGTTCGGAGACGGCCTTTCTTTCAAAACCTTATAACGGAAAAGCGGAGGGGCCTCGCGGTCGTACGTTGTGGCCTTTGGAACAAGTTGAAGAGATCATGATGCGCACCTGGCAAGCAGGACTTGAATTTTCCGTGCACACCATTGGAGATGAGGCCGCTCATCAAATTGTTCAAAGTGCCCGCAAGATTTCCGCGCAAGGATTCGTGGGACGATTGAATCTTGAACACGCGCAGATGCTGAGACCCGAGACAATTCAGATGATGAAACCTTTGCATGTACGTTGTCATATGCAACCCTGCCACTGGTTGAGCGACAAAGTGTGGTTGGAACAAAAATTAGGGGATTTATATAAATACGTCTTTCCTTGGGAAGCCCTGAAAGTCGCACAAATTCCGATTTCCTTTGGCTGTGACAGTCCGGTAGAGCCGCCCTCTTTTTGGAGAAATAAGGTGGCGCTAGATGAAAGTGTCCACGCCAAAATCCGAAAGTTTACTGGGGACCTTGCACTGGCACACTCTCATCCAGACGCCACATTTGCCAATAGTTTTACAGTTATTGAAGAGGGCGTGGTTCAAGAAATTAACTTTAACGGGAAGTCACTGTTACTTGAGTAACGTGTTCACGGTGACTTCCTTGTCTTTTAGAGAATAGACAAGGCCTCCCAATGCCATGGCCCCGGCTATGTACAACCAGGTCTTTTTTTCCGTGACCCAGGACTTTTTTATTTCATCTTGCTTCAGTCTTTGCATGCAGGATGTATCGAAAAATACCGAAGCCCGATGAAGAATGTCAAAATCGTCAAGGCGATGGCTAAACTGACCACAAGATCCTTCAACGGCGGGTTCGCTGACAAAATGTTGATTCATCAACTGATTATACGTTCCATAAAAACGCACCGGCGTGTGTGAGTTCGATGCCAATGTCCAGTGATAAGCGGTCTGCGGCGATAGTTCCAGGGCTGACTTTTCATTAAGTGGAACTGGAACAGATTCGATCAAAACGACCTTATGAAAAGAATATTTCTTCGCCAATTTAGCCAATGAAATGTATTCCGTCGAGCAGGGGAATCGTGCGGGACCTTCATTAAGCAAGACAACACCTTTACAGTATAAATGTTGAAACTCTTTTTTGTCGGCGGGGGAAAGATTTTGTGCCAACGCCTTTTCGCTAAGATCTCGGGCAAAGCGCAGACTGATCAGAGTCATTGGGGCTTGTTGCTGCAGTTCCTTTAGGGAAATAAGGACGCGATCAGTGTGTTCAGGAAAGTCGTCGCCCAGTTTCAAAAAACGATCTTCCTGCGATGAATTGGATTGCAGCGATTTTTCAAGATAATGAATCCAGGATTGCGTGTCGGGATTTCGGTCTATTGAATTTTCATATTCTACCGGATTTGCCGACGGGGACTGT
This window encodes:
- a CDS encoding rhomboid family intramembrane serine protease, producing the protein MQPAARAWTVIRSTWLTRKPSSRAWFAASWSVFLLIVGSVIYWQNILNSTTWMSASQASVFSQHQFWRLWSTLFAHADLGHLAANSLLFFVFGYFLTGYFGLFVFPFLAFLFGGITNALTVLTYSPEVTLIGVSGVVYWMGGMWLVLYLLLDEQRTWLQRSLRAAGVALGVFMPSTAFEPQVSYRAHFIGFVLGVVTGFIYYQIRKKEFKSAVTYEILRDDDLQPELPQESSGSEVERL
- a CDS encoding CpaF/VirB11 family protein, encoding MDIPEACRKWLVPRTRLATFSRTRRKEKNFLVVGSTGSGKTSVLNSFLNLLPENERVVIIEDTSEIPLPNHASMKLLTREDPQNVLPAIDQTQLVKRALRLRPDRIAMGEVRGAEAKDFLMALATGHAGSFGTLHAQDAAQALIRLEMLIQMGAPQWSLSAIRRLIQMSLDYVIVVGRETSGQRRFKGAFRLCSLEESGFLLEPFDL
- a CDS encoding type II and III secretion system protein, translating into MKTLLILVVTFFFSVAGAKEKELTLSLGETHKIPLQGHSSVWIQDREILKAEGQGASLTLRGTREGHTLLRVGSAVYRVQVLHPTKTDSLALLQQELQSVVGLSVLVSEGDLHIVGSLYRFADWHKLAAFSRDRSLGYKMRAQFSDELKAAAQSHFRTVLAEAKLPPQTLIFSQGIEVRISSSEDVLKKYVQLLGPYGIHVLRDENSLEVAPTVKVQITVAEIRRAQGMKYGLQWPSSYAANLLPSGTWEVEAGLPFNIQALEENGDGRILASPNILCRSGKEAEFLAGGEFPIRIMSYKASEVVWKRYGILLRVKPKADSSGRISLSIETEVTTLDKANGTGDIPGVLTNRVSSHFDLTRPQTIALSGLLKNEEGTSSSGLPLFSRLPVLGALFSSKDFRENRSELVIFVRPTILKDGEDGTGQEHLQTQGVEK
- a CDS encoding hybrid sensor histidine kinase/response regulator, encoding MMKHTILCVDDEIDNVDALERLFRKKFTVLKATSGKEALAVLDEHPGPVSLIITDQRMPEMTGVEFLERTLESHPETIRILLTGYTDLESVIMAVNKGQIFRYLTKPWDPVDLTNTVDHAIERFAIGQELKQKNAELAKALEDLKSLDVAKSNFMILINHELKTPLTSILSFSSLLAESNLADEDKLMVNRINKSAERLKTLVEDVLLVVRAETNQLKIDMQSIAFTQFDESLSKEVTDLLQKKQQKLVSKLEAVTVNADARLIKQVMLRLIHNAAKFGEEGSEIHVESIRNGPNLRFLVHNKGPHLPLSVIDKITKPFYIDEDVMHHSTGTGLGLTICQSILKSHNSQLQFKNTNQGVMVFFELALG
- a CDS encoding amidohydrolase family protein, encoding MLFKIPRLYDSHTHFLATGEFSAGLHLGFMKKADDLALIDLKNPAYYRSDWIVGFGWNETDWPEVPHKSILDKYFPDRPVFFPRMDGHRSWVNTRALQLLGMTSDTGLLLEKEHLQAWDKLPEFTKDQQRRHVFSACRTYNKAGFTHVRDMSCTPSLWNLLVEMSEKNELTLAIEENVTTHEMDDFEGMLDFCQRAKKSETPLLRMKGIKLFYDGSLGSETAFLSKPYNGKAEGPRGRTLWPLEQVEEIMMRTWQAGLEFSVHTIGDEAAHQIVQSARKISAQGFVGRLNLEHAQMLRPETIQMMKPLHVRCHMQPCHWLSDKVWLEQKLGDLYKYVFPWEALKVAQIPISFGCDSPVEPPSFWRNKVALDESVHAKIRKFTGDLALAHSHPDATFANSFTVIEEGVVQEINFNGKSLLLE